A genomic segment from Actinomyces lilanjuaniae encodes:
- the cas2 gene encoding CRISPR-associated endonuclease Cas2: MADDPMWCVVMFDLPVGTKKQRREATRFRNLLLDEGYWRAQYSVYVRYSPTVAGENRRVNAIKANLPAGGEVRILYVTDREWARTLCFQNEAPVKVEKEPQQLTIF; encoded by the coding sequence ATGGCAGATGACCCGATGTGGTGCGTTGTCATGTTCGACCTGCCGGTGGGCACCAAGAAGCAGCGCCGTGAGGCCACACGCTTCCGCAATCTTCTGCTTGACGAGGGCTACTGGCGGGCGCAGTACTCGGTGTACGTGCGCTACTCCCCAACCGTGGCAGGCGAGAACCGTAGGGTGAACGCCATCAAGGCCAACCTGCCCGCGGGCGGGGAGGTCCGTATCCTCTACGTCACCGACCGCGAGTGGGCACGGACGCTCTGCTTCCAGAACGAGGCACCCGTCAAGGTCGAGAAGGAGCCTCAGCAACTTACGATTTTTTGA
- the cas1 gene encoding type II CRISPR-associated endonuclease Cas1 — MDTAWRILDCSSLTGSIRSARGAIEIRPEEGAFQSVPVADVAVVLLGTRVSISTAVMHRLLDADVVVMFCDWRGVPEGAAYPWRAHTRVGARQRAQAELSLPRQKNAWGRLVRAKVLGQAHVLSTVDKSTALRLRNLAKSVHSGDPENVEGQAARLYWARLFGPDQSFLRLPESEDPWNTYLNYGYGVLRAHGVRAVVGAGLNPTLGLFHRGRSNYFNLVDDLIEPFRPAVDATVLTLPAEGSLADRSVKQRLVQAVLQPFNAGGDTLPTVLERLAQHLGQYVEGDRKRLDVPQWTGPHRDRDNGR; from the coding sequence GTGGACACCGCCTGGCGCATCCTCGACTGCTCGTCACTTACTGGTTCGATCCGCTCCGCGCGCGGAGCCATTGAGATTCGCCCGGAGGAGGGAGCTTTCCAGTCAGTCCCGGTCGCCGATGTGGCCGTGGTCCTCCTAGGTACCAGGGTCTCGATCTCCACCGCAGTCATGCACCGGCTGCTGGACGCCGACGTCGTCGTCATGTTCTGCGACTGGCGTGGTGTCCCCGAGGGGGCTGCCTACCCCTGGCGCGCGCATACGCGCGTCGGGGCCAGGCAGCGGGCGCAGGCAGAGCTCTCACTTCCCCGGCAGAAGAACGCGTGGGGGAGGCTCGTGCGAGCCAAGGTCCTCGGCCAGGCGCACGTCCTGTCTACGGTGGATAAGTCCACCGCCCTGCGCCTGCGAAACCTGGCGAAGTCGGTGCACTCCGGGGACCCGGAAAACGTGGAGGGCCAGGCGGCACGACTGTACTGGGCCCGCCTGTTCGGCCCGGACCAGTCCTTTCTACGACTGCCAGAGTCCGAGGACCCCTGGAACACCTATCTCAATTACGGTTACGGGGTCCTGAGGGCTCACGGGGTCCGGGCTGTCGTGGGTGCGGGGCTCAACCCCACGCTCGGTCTCTTCCACCGGGGCAGGTCAAACTACTTCAACCTTGTCGACGACCTTATCGAGCCCTTCCGCCCGGCTGTCGACGCCACGGTCCTGACCCTCCCGGCTGAAGGATCGCTGGCGGACCGCTCAGTCAAGCAACGGCTTGTACAGGCAGTGCTCCAGCCCTTCAACGCAGGCGGCGACACCCTGCCCACAGTCCTCGAGCGCCTGGCACAGCACCTGGGGCAGTACGTGGAAGGAGACCGTAAGCGGCTGGACGTGCCGCAGTGGACAGGCCCTCACCGGGATCGTGACAATGGCAGATGA
- the cas9 gene encoding type II CRISPR RNA-guided endonuclease Cas9 (Cas9, originally named Csn1, is the large, multifunctional signature protein of type II CRISPR/Cas systems. It is well known even to general audiences because its RNA-guided endonuclease activity has made it a popular tool for custom editing of eukaryotic genomes.), with amino-acid sequence MATRHINVGIDVGSHSVGLAAIEVDGNGVPTRVLSALSHIHDSGLDKDGAKNALTRRNTSGAARRTRRLIRRRRRRLKNLDDTLQRLGYPVPDYGDDKDPYLIWRVRAELADHPLPEEARRPAIAMAVRHIARHRGWRNPYTKAESLLEPAPDSSFMEAVRNRITERTGEILEDGLTPGQIMQQVALTRRLPMRGQTGLLGKIHQSDNANEIRRICAVQGVSDEDCRAIILAVFAAESPRGSAVGRVGRDPLPGQEALPRAPKCDPEFQRYRIISITANLRIHDNGEARPLSADERRGVVSFLLGSSTDDPGWDDVSDLLGIARQDLHGTARLTADGERSAARPPIDATDRVVRRCPIKALQSWWAEADTERRSAMVHQLYEATEDSECAEFLSSLSEKEQGALDKVHLPVGRAAYSRDSLTRLNEHMLTTTDDLHQARKAVFGVDDGWVPPAEPIGTPVGNPAVDRTVKVVARFLNAVKDVYGVPERIQVEHVRDGFVSERMAREIDLENKRRFEQNQRTIAQIHEALGRGGEVRRSDVIRYEAITLQDSKCLYCGNPIGYDDAELDHIVPQAGPGSNNHRENLVAVCGPCNQQKSKKIFSEWATSCDRPGVSVEAAVKRVRAWRNRPESMDRTQLSRLKKDVITRLRRTREDPPIDERSMESVAWMANELRHRIAAAFPEPRTQVAVYRGSVTAAARRAAGIDSRVNLLGEKGRKDRLDRRHHAVDAAVVALMRPGIAKTLAERSSLRWEQLYRRENQTWRDNAWLGPEAREKFEQWKNSMLRLVGLLNAALAEDTIYVTENIRLRLGDGAAHDDTIRSLGRVRLGDGLTAAQVDRASSEALWCALTRQPDYDQKKGLPADPQRVIRVHGTPVRAEEQVTVFTKDKKSGSPTEKPFAAIPVHGGYAEISSTIHHARIYRIEGRKPAYAMLRVFSCDLQRHRTENLFAAEVLPQSISMRCAEPKLRAALRDQTATYLGWVVVGDELEVPMSGFSRGKIGDFLAEYPDTYRWRVHGFYSESQLRLRPSQMAAEGLPDDAPDAVHKTLGTPGWVIAVNALGASHPRVIRRDALGRPRTASTAGLPVSWRIE; translated from the coding sequence ATGGCAACGAGGCACATCAACGTGGGGATCGACGTCGGCTCGCACTCGGTCGGCCTGGCCGCTATCGAGGTCGACGGGAACGGTGTTCCCACCCGGGTCCTGTCCGCCCTGTCCCACATCCACGACTCAGGCCTGGACAAGGACGGGGCCAAGAACGCGTTGACCCGCCGCAACACCTCCGGTGCGGCCCGGCGCACCAGACGGCTCATACGCAGGCGGCGTCGGCGTCTGAAGAACCTCGACGACACCCTGCAACGCCTTGGCTACCCGGTCCCAGACTACGGGGACGACAAGGACCCTTACCTTATCTGGCGGGTACGCGCCGAGCTTGCCGATCACCCCCTTCCCGAGGAGGCGCGTCGCCCTGCCATCGCCATGGCGGTGCGTCACATCGCCCGTCACCGCGGGTGGCGCAACCCTTACACCAAGGCGGAGTCGCTGCTTGAGCCCGCGCCGGACTCCTCCTTCATGGAGGCGGTGCGGAACCGGATTACCGAGCGCACAGGCGAGATCCTGGAGGACGGGCTGACTCCCGGCCAGATCATGCAGCAGGTCGCGCTGACAAGGCGCCTTCCCATGCGGGGACAGACAGGGCTGCTCGGAAAGATCCACCAGAGCGACAACGCCAATGAGATCCGCCGGATCTGCGCGGTGCAGGGCGTCAGCGACGAGGACTGTCGGGCCATCATCCTGGCTGTCTTCGCAGCGGAGTCCCCACGTGGTTCGGCCGTCGGCCGGGTCGGCCGTGATCCTCTACCGGGCCAGGAGGCGCTGCCACGCGCGCCGAAGTGTGACCCCGAGTTCCAGCGGTACCGGATTATCTCCATCACGGCCAACCTCAGAATCCACGACAACGGTGAGGCCCGGCCCCTGAGCGCGGACGAGCGCCGTGGTGTCGTTAGCTTCCTGCTCGGGTCATCCACAGACGATCCTGGCTGGGACGACGTCTCCGACCTGCTTGGCATCGCCCGCCAGGACCTGCACGGCACCGCCCGGCTCACTGCCGACGGCGAGCGCTCTGCCGCCCGGCCCCCGATTGACGCCACCGACCGGGTTGTGCGCAGGTGCCCGATCAAGGCACTGCAGTCCTGGTGGGCTGAGGCTGACACCGAGCGCCGCAGCGCGATGGTCCACCAGCTCTACGAGGCGACCGAGGACTCGGAATGCGCCGAGTTCCTGTCCTCGTTGTCAGAGAAGGAGCAAGGGGCGCTGGACAAGGTCCACCTCCCGGTCGGCCGGGCCGCCTACTCCCGCGACTCGCTCACACGGCTCAACGAGCACATGCTCACCACGACCGATGACCTGCACCAGGCGCGCAAGGCCGTCTTCGGTGTTGACGACGGGTGGGTCCCGCCAGCCGAGCCAATTGGCACCCCGGTGGGGAACCCGGCGGTGGACCGCACGGTCAAGGTCGTCGCACGCTTCCTCAACGCGGTCAAGGACGTGTACGGCGTCCCGGAACGTATCCAGGTGGAGCACGTGCGTGACGGCTTCGTGAGCGAGCGCATGGCGCGCGAGATCGACCTGGAGAATAAACGGCGCTTTGAGCAGAACCAGAGGACGATCGCCCAGATTCATGAGGCGCTGGGACGCGGGGGTGAGGTGCGCAGGTCAGACGTCATCCGGTACGAGGCGATCACGCTGCAGGACAGCAAGTGCCTGTACTGCGGGAACCCCATCGGGTACGACGATGCGGAGCTCGACCATATTGTCCCTCAGGCGGGCCCAGGATCCAACAACCACCGTGAGAACCTCGTTGCCGTGTGCGGACCCTGCAACCAGCAGAAGTCAAAGAAGATCTTCTCAGAGTGGGCCACGTCCTGCGACAGGCCTGGGGTGAGCGTAGAGGCCGCCGTCAAGCGTGTCAGGGCGTGGAGGAACCGACCGGAATCGATGGACCGCACACAGCTGAGCCGCCTGAAGAAAGATGTCATCACACGCCTGCGCCGCACCCGGGAGGACCCGCCGATCGACGAGCGGAGCATGGAGTCCGTGGCCTGGATGGCCAATGAGCTGCGGCACCGGATTGCTGCCGCGTTCCCCGAGCCTCGCACCCAGGTCGCCGTGTACCGGGGCAGCGTGACCGCGGCGGCGCGGCGTGCCGCTGGCATCGACTCGCGCGTCAACCTCCTTGGGGAGAAGGGGAGAAAGGACCGCCTGGACCGCAGGCACCACGCTGTGGACGCGGCTGTCGTCGCCCTCATGCGCCCGGGGATCGCCAAGACCCTGGCCGAGCGCTCCAGCCTGCGCTGGGAGCAGCTCTATAGGAGGGAGAATCAGACCTGGCGGGACAATGCATGGCTGGGCCCAGAAGCCAGGGAGAAGTTCGAGCAGTGGAAGAACTCAATGCTCCGGCTCGTCGGGCTGCTGAACGCGGCACTGGCGGAGGACACGATCTATGTGACGGAGAATATACGTCTGCGCCTGGGGGACGGCGCGGCCCACGACGACACCATTCGCTCGCTCGGCCGGGTCCGCCTGGGGGACGGCCTCACTGCGGCGCAGGTTGACCGGGCCTCCTCGGAGGCGCTGTGGTGTGCGCTGACGCGCCAGCCCGACTATGACCAGAAGAAGGGGCTCCCGGCCGATCCGCAACGGGTGATACGGGTCCACGGCACACCTGTCAGGGCGGAGGAGCAGGTCACGGTCTTCACCAAGGACAAGAAGTCAGGCAGCCCCACCGAGAAGCCCTTTGCGGCCATCCCGGTGCACGGCGGGTACGCAGAGATCAGCTCAACGATCCACCATGCCCGCATCTACCGCATTGAGGGAAGGAAGCCCGCCTACGCCATGCTGCGGGTCTTCTCCTGCGACCTCCAGCGGCACCGCACTGAGAACCTCTTTGCCGCGGAGGTCCTGCCCCAGTCGATCTCCATGCGCTGCGCCGAGCCCAAGCTCCGGGCAGCGCTGAGGGACCAGACGGCCACGTACCTGGGGTGGGTCGTTGTTGGCGACGAGCTCGAGGTCCCCATGTCCGGCTTCAGCAGGGGAAAGATCGGAGATTTCCTTGCAGAGTACCCGGACACCTACCGGTGGCGAGTCCACGGGTTCTACAGCGAGTCACAACTGCGATTGCGCCCCTCCCAGATGGCCGCCGAGGGGCTCCCCGACGACGCCCCCGACGCCGTGCACAAGACGCTCGGTACCCCAGGATGGGTCATCGCTGTCAACGCGCTGGGCGCGTCACACCCACGAGTGATCCGCCGTGACGCCCTGGGACGCCCCCGCACAGCGAGCACAGCGGGGCTGCCGGTGTCGTGGCGCATTGAGTAG
- a CDS encoding cyclophilin-like fold protein, which translates to MSTTTHPITITLGGSLLAATLDDSPASRSLLRQLPVTVSFSDYAGQEILAALPEALDVTGMSAAAPQAGDIAWYTPNKVLVLAYSSVGHWPGLYVIGRISGDTTRTASTLRSMTGPVEAVIRQARGR; encoded by the coding sequence ATGAGCACCACAACACACCCCATTACCATCACCCTGGGCGGCTCCCTCCTCGCAGCCACCCTGGACGACTCCCCAGCCAGCCGCTCCCTGCTGCGCCAGCTGCCCGTCACAGTGTCCTTCTCCGACTACGCCGGGCAGGAGATCCTGGCCGCCCTGCCCGAGGCGCTGGACGTGACCGGGATGTCAGCCGCCGCGCCCCAGGCTGGCGACATCGCCTGGTACACACCCAACAAGGTACTCGTCCTGGCCTACTCCTCAGTGGGGCACTGGCCGGGCCTGTACGTCATCGGCCGCATCAGTGGAGACACCACGAGGACCGCCAGCACGCTCAGGAGCATGACGGGACCGGTTGAGGCGGTCATTAGGCAGGCCCGGGGGCGGTGA
- a CDS encoding DEAD/DEAH box helicase, whose translation MTTRDLTELLESIGAGDGRLVHLEHVPARPGRQADWPAWADTDLVAAYHRTGITRPWTHQVEAAEALHAGHHTVLATGTGSGKSLAAWLPALSDVLTAQAEHPAPDGSQPRGGGRENVREKGRERVSALRQRPAVMYLAPTKALAADQAAGLERLVAALEAVQAEHRQECCHKRRQEPLPKHSREPDHEHSRPCGAGSTGPAVGLRTVRTGTCDGDTPMAERDWVRAHADVVLTNPDFLHFSLLPGHERWTRLLRGLRYVVVDECHAYRGVLGAHVALVLRRLLRLVRRLRPDGPQPVVLCASATAAEPALTAARLIGTEPSEVVTVSKDGAPAGQRSLALWQPALRDPWVVAAPADPGSPAGLTDLSGLSGPGGPAGLSDPAALTDPEDPAARRSALVEASELTVDLLSVGARVLVFVRSRRSAEIVAERTRHTLGLSLPELAGTVAAYRGGYLPEERRALETDLRRGRLRALATTSALELGIDVTDLDAVVIAGWPGTRTSLSQQAGRAGRAGGRGLAVLIASDNPLDAYLVHHPEAVFASPEATVFDPANPYVLAPHLCAAASESPLRQGDLALFGLADESLLVELEERGALRRRPTGWFWNVTLPGRPQDLTSLRGDGPPAVPVVETGTGTVVGTVDGAAADSTVHEGAVYVHQGTVYVVEELTEEAAFVRQQAAVGYRTRARSRTSVRILAERERQEWVVPQDGGQPEDGLPGGRKESEAPAVAWSFGSVEVTSQVTGYSRLALPGMEVVSQHPLDMPERVLPTAATWWTLPRELCESAGLGDDVLPGALHAAEHAAIGILPLVATCDRWDIGGLSTALHPQTAQPTVFVHDGHAGGAGFAERGYRAGRQWLAATLGVIEQCGCTNGCPSCVQSPKCGNNNEPLDKQGAAALLRLLVQAAPPGGDAAKDHAAR comes from the coding sequence ATGACCACGCGTGACCTCACCGAGCTGCTGGAGTCGATCGGTGCGGGCGACGGGCGCCTGGTGCACCTGGAGCACGTCCCGGCTCGCCCTGGGCGCCAGGCCGACTGGCCCGCCTGGGCCGACACCGACCTGGTGGCCGCCTACCACCGCACCGGCATCACCCGCCCCTGGACCCACCAGGTGGAGGCCGCTGAGGCGCTGCACGCCGGGCACCACACGGTCCTGGCCACGGGCACCGGCTCCGGCAAGTCCCTGGCCGCCTGGCTGCCCGCCCTCAGCGACGTCCTGACGGCACAGGCGGAGCACCCGGCCCCGGACGGCAGCCAACCGCGTGGGGGAGGCCGTGAGAACGTCCGGGAGAAGGGTCGGGAGAGGGTCTCTGCCCTGCGGCAGCGGCCCGCCGTCATGTACCTGGCCCCCACCAAGGCCCTGGCTGCCGACCAGGCTGCGGGCCTGGAGCGCCTGGTCGCCGCGCTGGAGGCCGTCCAGGCGGAGCACCGTCAGGAGTGCTGCCACAAGCGCCGCCAGGAACCCCTCCCCAAGCACAGCCGCGAGCCCGACCACGAGCACAGCCGACCCTGTGGTGCCGGGAGCACCGGTCCCGCCGTCGGGCTGCGCACGGTGCGCACCGGCACCTGCGACGGGGACACGCCGATGGCCGAGCGGGACTGGGTACGCGCCCACGCCGACGTCGTGCTGACTAACCCGGACTTCCTCCACTTCTCCCTCCTACCCGGCCACGAGCGCTGGACCCGCCTGCTACGGGGCCTGCGCTACGTCGTCGTCGACGAGTGCCATGCCTACCGGGGCGTGCTGGGGGCGCACGTGGCGCTGGTGCTGCGGCGGCTCCTGCGCCTGGTACGTCGGCTGCGGCCCGACGGCCCCCAACCGGTGGTCCTGTGCGCCTCGGCGACCGCCGCCGAGCCCGCCCTGACCGCCGCCCGGCTCATCGGGACGGAGCCGAGCGAGGTCGTCACGGTCAGCAAGGACGGCGCCCCGGCAGGGCAGCGCAGCCTGGCCCTGTGGCAGCCTGCCCTGCGTGACCCGTGGGTGGTGGCTGCCCCAGCCGATCCAGGCAGCCCGGCTGGCCTCACTGACCTCTCCGGTCTTTCCGGCCCCGGCGGCCCGGCTGGCCTCAGCGACCCGGCGGCCCTTACCGATCCCGAGGACCCGGCAGCCCGGCGCTCGGCGCTGGTGGAGGCCTCCGAGCTGACAGTGGACCTGCTCAGCGTGGGTGCCCGGGTGCTGGTCTTTGTCCGCTCCCGCCGCAGCGCGGAGATCGTGGCCGAGCGCACCCGCCACACTCTGGGGCTGTCCCTGCCTGAGCTGGCGGGAACAGTGGCCGCCTACCGTGGCGGCTACCTGCCGGAGGAGCGCCGCGCCCTGGAGACGGACCTGCGCCGCGGGCGTCTGCGCGCCCTGGCCACCACCAGCGCCCTGGAGCTGGGGATCGACGTCACCGACCTGGACGCGGTGGTCATCGCCGGGTGGCCGGGTACCCGCACGTCGCTGAGCCAGCAGGCGGGCCGGGCCGGGCGGGCCGGCGGGCGCGGCCTGGCTGTCCTCATCGCCTCCGACAACCCCCTGGACGCCTACCTGGTCCACCACCCTGAGGCGGTCTTCGCCTCCCCGGAGGCCACCGTCTTCGACCCGGCCAACCCCTACGTGCTGGCCCCGCACCTGTGCGCGGCGGCCTCGGAGTCCCCACTGAGGCAGGGGGACCTGGCCCTGTTCGGCCTGGCTGACGAATCCCTGCTGGTCGAGCTGGAGGAGCGCGGCGCCCTGCGGCGGCGCCCCACCGGGTGGTTCTGGAACGTGACCCTGCCCGGACGGCCGCAGGACCTCACCTCCCTGCGCGGGGACGGCCCGCCAGCCGTCCCCGTGGTGGAGACGGGCACGGGGACGGTCGTCGGCACCGTGGACGGCGCGGCGGCGGACTCCACCGTGCACGAGGGGGCCGTCTACGTGCACCAGGGGACGGTGTACGTGGTGGAGGAGCTCACCGAGGAGGCGGCCTTCGTACGCCAGCAGGCGGCGGTCGGCTACCGTACCCGGGCCCGCTCGCGCACCAGCGTGCGCATCCTGGCCGAGCGTGAGCGCCAGGAGTGGGTGGTGCCGCAGGATGGCGGGCAGCCGGAGGACGGGCTGCCGGGTGGACGCAAGGAGTCGGAGGCGCCCGCCGTCGCCTGGTCCTTCGGCTCGGTGGAGGTCACCAGCCAGGTGACCGGCTACAGCAGGCTGGCGCTACCCGGCATGGAGGTGGTCTCCCAGCACCCGCTGGACATGCCCGAGCGCGTGCTGCCCACCGCCGCCACCTGGTGGACGCTGCCCCGAGAGCTCTGCGAGAGCGCGGGGCTGGGAGACGACGTGCTGCCCGGGGCGCTGCACGCCGCCGAGCACGCTGCCATCGGGATCCTGCCTCTGGTGGCGACCTGTGACCGCTGGGACATCGGCGGGCTGTCCACGGCGCTGCACCCCCAGACGGCGCAGCCCACCGTCTTCGTCCACGACGGCCACGCCGGAGGGGCCGGGTTCGCCGAGCGCGGGTATCGAGCCGGACGGCAGTGGCTGGCCGCGACCCTGGGCGTCATCGAGCAGTGCGGGTGCACCAACGGCTGCCCCAGCTGCGTCCAGTCCCCCAAGTGCGGCAACAACAACGAGCCTCTGGACAAGCAAGGGGCCGCCGCCCTGCTGAGGCTGCTGGTGCAAGCCGCGCCCCCCGGAGGGGACGCAGCAAAGGACCATGCAGCACGGTAG
- a CDS encoding ABC transporter permease: MSIFRTSLRIVAAHRLYVLVYLVLLSMLGLLTAAVASSSQEDGQVVEEDPAVAVIDRDGSTISQGLTSYVESQGDTVSLEDTRRALQDAAAQDRVQYVLIIPEGYGEELVAAAQEGQDPPVLDTVVSYQSATGSRVDVRSSAFLDQVYDHLSLSGATAQEAVTLAREAVDQSVRAEVISVASPSLPERFRVFAEFSLYPLFAFGLVSVSTLMLALSRRPVRSRLASAPTSGVVRSLGVMATCLMVGTVGWLWVLGLGTVAFTGADAADSALPLGLVGLALFSYMLFSVAVGFLLGQLGAGRNVANAVANILGMVLTFLSGAWMPLEYMPDALAPLTRITPSYWVDQVIQTASTAPSLNSDTITTMVGQCAVCTLFALAVFSAGVAVGRPRARSSL, from the coding sequence ATGAGCATCTTTAGGACGTCACTGCGTATCGTCGCCGCGCACCGACTGTACGTCCTGGTCTACCTGGTCCTGCTGAGCATGCTGGGCCTGCTCACTGCCGCAGTCGCCTCCAGCTCGCAGGAGGACGGTCAGGTCGTCGAGGAGGATCCCGCCGTCGCCGTCATCGACCGGGACGGCTCCACCATCTCCCAGGGGCTCACCAGCTACGTGGAGTCCCAGGGGGACACCGTCTCCCTAGAGGACACCAGGAGGGCGCTCCAGGACGCCGCCGCCCAGGACCGGGTCCAGTACGTCCTCATCATCCCCGAGGGATACGGAGAGGAGCTCGTCGCCGCAGCCCAGGAGGGACAGGACCCCCCGGTGCTGGACACCGTGGTCAGCTACCAGTCCGCAACGGGCTCGCGCGTGGACGTGCGCTCCAGCGCCTTCCTGGACCAGGTCTACGACCACCTGTCGCTGTCGGGGGCCACCGCCCAGGAGGCGGTCACGCTGGCGCGCGAGGCAGTGGACCAGTCCGTACGGGCCGAGGTGATCAGCGTGGCCTCCCCGTCCCTGCCGGAACGCTTCAGGGTCTTCGCCGAGTTCTCCCTCTACCCGCTGTTCGCCTTCGGCCTGGTGTCCGTCTCCACGCTCATGCTGGCGCTGAGCCGCCGGCCGGTGCGCTCGCGCCTGGCCTCCGCCCCGACCAGCGGGGTCGTGCGCAGCCTTGGCGTCATGGCGACCTGCCTCATGGTTGGCACCGTGGGGTGGCTGTGGGTCCTCGGCCTGGGCACGGTGGCCTTCACCGGCGCGGACGCGGCAGACTCGGCGCTGCCCCTGGGACTGGTGGGCCTGGCGCTGTTCTCCTACATGCTCTTCTCCGTTGCGGTCGGGTTCCTCCTGGGCCAGCTGGGGGCGGGCCGCAACGTGGCCAACGCCGTGGCGAACATCCTCGGTATGGTGCTCACGTTCCTGTCGGGGGCGTGGATGCCGCTGGAGTACATGCCTGACGCGCTGGCGCCACTGACCAGGATCACGCCCAGCTACTGGGTGGACCAGGTGATTCAGACGGCGTCTACCGCGCCCTCGCTCAACAGCGACACCATCACGACGATGGTGGGCCAGTGCGCGGTGTGCACCCTGTTCGCCCTGGCCGTCTTCAGCGCCGGGGTCGCCGTGGGGCGGCCCCGGGCCAGGTCCTCCCTGTAG
- a CDS encoding ABC transporter permease produces the protein MSAVSEVVTIGAYQALRLVRDRVLLLWTLGLPVILSLIFSSMFSGMDELYQADPVELGVVLDEPYRNAEGLEEVVTAVSSQDGEMHLVNTHPVSSPAEAEDAALEGETIGYLAVEDGEPVLHVSPASSDEATVPVLRAVLESYLSTRAEYAALTAQGLGPEQMAATQVSRTHTQEVQVTQEPADPQVRFYYALLAFACGTGAAVSVIAAQGVVATSSPLGARRSLAGSARWRVVLGTLAGSWVCIVACLLIAFYVIRAVADISFGPSIWLCHVAIAVASLMTCAAGAALGTVRSMSLGIVSGIVALLSLLTGLYGPGAQQLADTVEQSAPLLAQANPLWQIAHSFFALLYYDSLEPFARCCAVMGGMTLLFLAVALVRMRRLSHEHL, from the coding sequence ATGTCAGCGGTGTCAGAGGTCGTGACGATCGGCGCCTACCAGGCGCTGCGCCTGGTCCGCGACAGGGTGCTGCTGCTGTGGACGCTGGGGCTGCCTGTCATCCTGTCACTCATCTTCTCCAGCATGTTCTCCGGCATGGACGAGCTCTACCAGGCCGACCCCGTCGAGCTGGGGGTGGTCCTGGATGAGCCCTACCGCAACGCGGAGGGGCTGGAGGAGGTGGTCACTGCCGTCTCCTCCCAGGACGGGGAGATGCACCTGGTCAACACCCACCCCGTGTCCTCCCCCGCTGAGGCGGAGGACGCGGCCCTAGAGGGGGAGACGATCGGCTACCTGGCCGTGGAGGACGGCGAGCCGGTCCTCCACGTCTCTCCCGCCAGCAGCGACGAGGCGACAGTCCCCGTGCTGCGGGCTGTCCTGGAGTCCTACCTGAGCACCAGGGCCGAGTACGCCGCGCTCACCGCCCAGGGGCTCGGCCCCGAGCAGATGGCGGCCACCCAGGTGTCGCGGACCCACACCCAGGAGGTCCAGGTCACCCAGGAGCCCGCGGACCCGCAGGTGCGCTTCTACTACGCCCTGCTCGCCTTCGCCTGCGGCACGGGGGCGGCTGTCTCCGTCATCGCCGCCCAGGGGGTCGTGGCAACGTCCTCACCGCTGGGTGCCCGCCGCAGCCTGGCGGGGAGCGCCCGGTGGAGGGTGGTGCTGGGGACGCTGGCCGGCTCGTGGGTGTGCATCGTCGCCTGCCTGCTTATCGCCTTCTACGTCATCCGGGCGGTAGCCGACATCAGCTTCGGGCCGAGCATCTGGCTGTGCCACGTGGCCATCGCCGTGGCCAGCCTCATGACCTGCGCCGCCGGGGCCGCCCTGGGCACGGTGCGTAGCATGAGCCTGGGGATCGTCTCCGGTATCGTGGCCCTGCTGTCGCTGCTCACCGGGCTGTACGGTCCCGGCGCGCAGCAGCTGGCCGACACCGTGGAGCAGTCTGCCCCCCTGCTTGCCCAGGCCAACCCCCTGTGGCAGATTGCGCACAGCTTCTTTGCGCTGCTCTACTACGACAGCCTTGAGCCCTTCGCCCGCTGCTGTGCCGTTATGGGGGGTATGACCCTCCTGTTCCTGGCCGTCGCGCTGGTGCGCATGAGGAGGCTGAGCCATGAGCATCTTTAG